TGACGCCAAAGCGAAGAGGGCAGCGGCCTGATCGTCGGTCAGGTTCTTGAACAGAGGGTTGTCGCGTACGGTCGCCGGGATGGTCATTCCCGCCATTCTAGCCAAAAGACCGGTTCGGCCGCACCTCGTAAATCCCTTAGCGGCCTTTGAAGAGCCCGCCGAGGACGCCGCGGATCAACTGGCGGCCCAGTTGCGTCCCCGCCGACCGTGCCAACGACTTCGCCATCGAGCCGATGATCTCGCCCGCAGAGTTCGGGTCACGCCGCGTTCTGGCAGGTTGGCGCTCTGCTGGGGCCTGCTCGGCCTCTTGTGCGGCCGCCTCGGCCCGTGCAGCCAGCACTTCATAGGCGGACTCGCGGTCGACGGCCTCTTCGTACTTACCTTGGCAGGGGCTCTTATCGACCGTCCGTTGCCGTTCGTCCGGCGTGACCGTCCCCAGTCGCGACGAGGGTGGGGCGACAAGGGTCCGCTGGACGACCATCGGGGTGCCCTTCTCCTCGAGGAACGACACGAGCGCTTCACCGACCGCCAATTGCGTGATGATCTCCTCCGTGGAAAAGGCCGGATTGGGGCGGAACGTCTCGGCACTGGCGCGGACCGCTTTCTGGTCGCGCGGCGTGAACGCGCGCAGGGCGTGTTGGACGCGGTTGCCCAATTGGGCGAGGACAGTGTCGGGGACGTCGATCGGGTTTTGAGTGATGAAATAGACGCCGACGCCCTTTGACCGGATCAACCGCACGACCTGTTCGATCTTTTCGAGAAGGGCCTTGGGCGCGTCGGTGAACAGGAGGTGTGCCTCGTCGAAGAAGAAGACGAGCTTCGGCTGGTCGGGATCACCGACTTCGGGGAGGGCTTCGAACAGTTCGGAAAGGAGCCAAAGCAAAAAGGTCGAATACAGCCGTGGACTCTGCATGAGCCTGTCCGCAGCGAGGATGTTGATCGTCCCCCGTCCCTCGGACCCGACCCGCATCAAGTCATGGAGGTCGAGGGCCGGCTCACCGAAGAACTGTTCGGCGCCTTGCTGCTCGAGGACGAGGAGCGACCTCTGGATCGCTCCGATCGTCGCCGAGCTGACGTTGCCATAGGCGGTCGTCAGTTCTTTGCTATGGTCGGCGACGTGCTGGAGCATGGCGCGCAGGTCTTTGAGGTCGAGAAGGACGAGCCCGTTGTCGTCGGCGTATTTGAACGCGACGTTCAGGACGCCCTCCTGCGTCTCGTTGAGTTCCAGAAGCCTGCTGAGAAGGAGCGGGCCCATTTCGCTGACCGTCGCGCGGATCGGATGCCCTTGTTCGCCGTAGAGGTCCCAGAACATGACGGGGAAGGCGCAGTACTCCAGGCTGTAACCGATCTGTTCGGCGCGGGCTTCGAGCTTAGGGTTCCCGCCTCCTGGCTGACTGATGCCCGCAAGATCGCCTTTGACGTCGGCCATAAAGACGGGCACTCCGAGTCGGCTGAACCCTTCGGCGAGGGTCTGGAGGCTGACGGTCTTTCCTGTGCCCGTCGCCCCGGCGATCAATCCGTGCCTGTTCCCGAATTTAGGAGTAAGCAAGACGGGTTGTTCTGCTTTCCCGAAGTAAATGCCGTCGGCCATATCAACGGTCCAGGTTACCTGGGGGGCCCTTTGCGGAACCTCTCATGCTACGTCTTTCGAGATGTCCGTTTCGACCGGCACAATTGCGGGAAATTTTCGTCCGTCGCTAGCACGTTCGGGAACAAAACGTCCATAATCAGCGTTGAAGAGGGGGACCAAGGTCCCTGCCCACAGTCAAGAACGGATGCTGACGCTGGCCGAAACCTCACGAATGCTCGAGGCCGTGCACCTGGCGACTCGAAAGTTGGCCAGTTCTGCCGACCTCAACGTCGTCCTGCGCGACGTGCTCGAGCTGTGCGTGGAGGCCGTCGGCGCCGAAGGCGGGACCATCTATATCCATGAACCCGCCCTCAACAGGCTGAAGTTCGCCTACGTTTATCCGGAAACCGTCGCCGAGCGGCTCGAGCGCCTCGACATCCCTGACGACTATGGCGTTGCGGGCGAGGTCTTTAAATCGGCCAAGGTCCGGATCAACACGTTTTCCGACGACGGACAACCGGGCCGCCTGCGCATTCGGGAGAAGACCGGCATCACCGTCCGGACGATGATCACGCTGCCCTTGGCCATCGCCGGCCTGGAGCCGCTCGGGATCGTCCAACTAGTGAACAAGCGGTCCGGAGCGTTCAACGAGACCGACGAGGCCGTCCTTGAGTCGGTTTCGGACGTTTGCACCCTCGCGATCATGAATTCGCGACTCTTGGCGCAGCAGACCCGGGTCGCGTCCCTTGAAGGTATGGGCCGGGCGGCTCACGACCTGGCGAACAAAGCGGGCGTGCTGATCACGTTCATCGACGACTTCCGGAGGAACCTGAACGGGCTCCGGGAAGCCCTTGGTTGCATCCCGACCAACGCCGAGGCGTGTTTCCACCTCGAGATGCTCGAGAGTTCGTTCGAGGAGGTCTTCGCACCGTATTCCGAGCGCGTCTATCGGTACGCCCGTTTGATCAACGACCTGGCCGCGGGGAAGAAACTGACGCCCAAGCTGAAGCGGGCGTCGCTGGCCTCGGTCGTCGAAGAGAGCGCGCAGTTCATGGAATCTGCGGCGCGCAAGTCGCACGTCCGGATCCTCTACGAACTGGACCGAGGGGCGCCGGAGGCCGAGTTCGACGACCTCTACGTCATCCGGATCGTCGAAAACCTGGTCGGGAACGCGATCAAGGCCGTCGCCGAAATGGTCGACGACGAGTGGATCGCAGCCAACGCTGGGAACGACGAAGCCTATTTCGGAGCCGTGACGGTGCGCCACAGGTTCGAGGAGGGTGCCCACGTGATCGAAGTCGAAGACGAAGGCCCCGGCATTCCGCCCGCCACGATCCGGTCGATCTTGGCCGGAACGGCGTCATCGTCGTGGCAGAGGGCGGCGGGCACCGGTTTCGGGACCAAGGTCGTCATGGAGCTGGCCGGCGCCCTCGGCGCCAAGGTCAGTGTCAAGTCGAAGCTCGGCGAAGGGACGACCTTTAGGGTCGAGTTTCCTCGCTGACGGCGGTCAGGCCGTCCAACCGGACGACGATGCACGTCGTATTGTCGCTTCCGCCACCCACCAACGCGGCGCCGACGAGCTTCCACGCGGATTCGCTCGGCCCGTTCCCGTTCAAGATCTTTGCGATTTCGGGGTCTTCGACGTGGTTCGTCAGGCCGTCGCTACAGAGCATATAGACGTCTCCTTCGCGAAGACTGAACGTGAACACGTCCGGCTCGGCGTCGCTTTCTGTCCCGATCGCCCTCGTGAGCATATGGCGGTTCGGGTGGTTCTCCGCTTCGGTCCGGCTCATCGATCCTAGAAGGACCATGTCTTCGACCCAGGTGTGGTCCCGCGTCAGTTGTTCGAGGGCTTCTTCCCGCAGCCGATAGACCCGGGAGTCGCCGACCTGCGCGATGTAGCCCTGATCTTGCAGCAGGACGAGCGCGCTCAAGGTCGTGCCCATGCCGCGTCGGCTCGGCACGGCCCGGGCGACGTCGAGGACGAAGCGGTTGGCGGCACCGACCGCCGTGCGCAGGGCGACCTCGGTGTCCGAGGCCGGATGGTTGAGATAGACGTCGATGAAGGTCTTCAGGGCGAGTTCGCTGGCGATCTGGCCGGCTTCGTGGCCGCCCATACCGTCGCACACCACGAACACGAGGCCCTTGGTGGCAAGCCTGGCGACGTCGTCGGGAACGTAAAACTCGTACTTGTCCTCGTTGTTCTCCCTGACCCGTCCCAGGTCGGTCTTGGCTCCGACCGACACGGCCGTCCGGATCCGGAGTTCAGCGGCAGGTACCAGGTCGACGACGTCGAATTCGGCTGTGGTCTCTTCCATCGGCTCAGGTCTTAAAGCGGATGCCGATCTCCAGGCTTCCGAGTTTGATGACGTCGTCAGGGCCGAGCTTGGTGCGCATGTTCGGCGCCAACTTGGCCTCGTTCAGGACTGTACCGTTCGTCGAACCCGTGTCGGTCAAGAACACGCCTTCGTCCGTGACGTCGACCGTCCCGTGGCTGCCGCTGACATAGGGGTCCGGGATGCAGATCTCGTTGGTGTCCCGCCTCCCGAAGGAGTGCGTCCCCGGCGCCAAAGGGACCTCCCGGTCCGGAAGGACGAGCCAGGCCACGGCGTCGCTGACGGTCGGGGCGACCGAAATGGCGGCGGTCCGTCCGCTCATGGCTTGGACGGTCTTCGACCCTTCACCTGGCATCGACAAGGTCAGTTCGAAACCGCCGAGCGACACTTTCTCCCCGTTGGCGAGCGCCTTGCGTTCACCTTGAGCGAGCTTCTGGCCCCCGAGCGAAGTCCCGTTCGTCGACCCTAGGTCCTCGACCATCAGGATCCCGCCTTCCAGAGTGACCTGACAGTGCCGACGGCTGACGCGCGTATCCTCGACCGAAATGTCCCCGGCGCGTCCGACGACGTTGATCCCAGGTCGAAGCTGGTACTCCCGTCCCGTCGTTTCGACGAGGACCGGTAGTTGCACGGCCGGTGCACCGAAGGCGTCGCCGTCGAGGGCCATTTCAAAAATGAGTCCGCAATCGTTGCAGAACATGAGCCCCGGAGGGTTGAAGGACTTACAGACCGGGCACTGGACGGGCTTGATCGTGACGGTCGTGTTCAACGACGGGGCCGCACCCATGATCGTCCGGTTCGGATCGGCCACGGGCGGAGCGGCCATCATGGTCCGGTTCGGGTCGGAATCCGGTGGCGCTCCGAGCCGGGTTCTGTTCGGATCGTGCATGGTCATTCCCATTTTGGACGATTTTGGGCCTGCCTATAGCTCAGACCCCCATCGTGTTTCGGACAAAGTGGCGCATAATAAGCGAGTACGCTTCGCTTCAGTCTGCTCACAATGCCCAAGGCCGTGACTGCACCGATCCGAATCCGCACGGCCACGCGCATGGCCTCTGCTTGCGCAAGTGAATCAGACAATGGCAACGAAATCCCTGTATGTCGGGAACCTGCCCTACTCGACGGACGAGAAGGGTCTCACAGAACTGTTCGCACCTTACGGAGCGAGCAACGCTAGGATCGTCGAGGGACGAGGCTTCGGTTTCGTCGACGTCGAAGAAGACCAGATGGAGGCCGCGATCGAGGCCACCAACGGCAAGCCCTTGGGCGGCCGGCCCCTGACGGTGAACGAAGCGCGGCCGCGCGAGCCCCGATCGGGCGGCGGCGGTGGCGGTGGTGGCCGCTTCGGCGGCGGCGGCGGTGGTGGCGGCTACGGTGGTGGCGGCGGCTATGGCGGCGGCGGTGGTTACGGCGGTGGCCGTGACGGCGGGCGCGACCGTGGCGGTCGTGACCGTGGCGGCCGCGGCGGCCGCTGGTGATCTTCGCCTGACGACGACCCGGGCCTCCGGGGTGCCTAGTGCACTCCGGAGGCCCGTTCATTTGCGATCAGGTAAACCATCCGTTATGGGAACGAAGAAGGTCGCTGACGCTTTATCCGACGTGTTGGCCGATTCGTACGTGCTGTTCGCCAAGACGCAGAACTATCACTGGAACGTGGTCGGCCCCGATTTCCCGGGCCTTCACGCCTTGTTCCAGACGCAGTACGAAGAGCTCTTCCTTGCCGTCGACGAGGTCGCAGAGAGGATCCGCCAACTCGGGTTCAAAACTCCCGGCACGCTCGGCGGGTTCTTGAAAGCGACGGTGCTGTCCGAGGGCGAAGCCACGAACGCACCTGGCATGGTCGCCGACCTCGCCGCCTGCCACGAGAAGCTCGCCGCACGGGCCCAGACCGCGATCAAAGTGGCCGATGAGGCCGGCGACGAAGGATCTCTCGACCTTATGGTCGCAAGGCGCAAAGCCCATGACAAGACGGCGTGGATGTTGCGGGCGACTCTGGGAGAAGAGGCCGGGACTGCTTCGGGCCGCTCGAGCGCGACGGCCGCCGTGACGAAGGCGTCGAAGAGCACCGTCAAAGTCGTGACCAAGGCCCGGCCCAAGGCCGAGAAGAAGGTCAAGGAGAAGAAGTCGACGGTCGCCAAGGCCGTCCCGGACGCCAAGAAGGCCGCTCCGGTCAAGGCTGCGAAGCCTGCAGCGGCTTCGGGCAAGAAGAAGGTTCGCCAGGCCATGGGCTGAGCGTGACGGAGGGGTAACGTCCGCTCATGCCGGACGTCCGTTACGACCGCTATTACAGGTACGACGACCTGACACGGATCCTCCGTGCTTACGTCGACGAGTACCCGGGTCTCGTCGCGCTGGACTCGATCGGGAAAAGCCACGAGGGTCGGGACATCTGGCTTGTGACGGTCACCGATGGCGGAGACCACCGCGAAAAGCCGGCGTTCTGGTGTGACGGCAACATCCACGCGAGCGAAGTCAGCGCGAGCACGACCGTGCTGATGATCTTGGACAAACTCGTCGGAAAGAAACAGGCCCCGACTGCCGCCGCGCTCCTGAAGGACCGGACCTTCTATCTCGTCCCGAGGTTCAACCCGGACGGGGCCGAGTGGGCCCTCGAAGACACGCCTCGGATCGTCCGGAGTTCTACTCGCCCCTATCCGTACGACGAGGACGACCTCTATGGCCTCGAACGTCGGGACATGGACGGCGACGGCCGCATCCTGAGCATGCGCGTCAAAGATCCCAACGGCCCGTGGAAAGTGGCCGAAGACGAACCTCGGCTTTTGAAACGGCGAGAACCTGGCGAGGTCGGCGGCGAGTACTACCGCCTCTTGCCCGAAGGCGTGCTCCACAACTATGACGGGCTGTCGATCCGTTCGCGCAAAGTCAAGGAAGGGCTCGATATGAACCGCAACTTCCCCAGCGCGTGGCGGCTGGAAGGCGAGCAGTACGGAGCGGGGCCCTATCCCACGAGCGAGCCCGAAGTCCGCGCGATCGTTCAAGCCATCAGTGACCGGCCGAACATCTGTGGAGCGATGAGTTTCCACACGTTCAGCGGCGTGCTCCTGCGACCTCCGAGCCGGATGCCGGACGACGACATCCCCGCTGAAGACCTTTGGACGTACCAAGAGCTCGGGGCGAACGGCCACAAGATGACGGGATACCCGGCCATCAGCAACTACCACGAGTTCAAGTACCACCCTAAAGAGGTCATCACCGGGGTCTTCGACGATTGGATGTACGAGCACCGGGGTGTCCATGCTTGGACGGTCGAAATCTGGTCCCCACAGCGTCAGGCCGGGATCACGGACTACAAGTACATCGATTGGTTCCGGACCCACCCGTTCGAGGACGACGTCAAGCTCTTGAAATGGTCCGACGAGGCCCTTGGGGGCCATGGTTACGAGGATTGGCGGCCCTACGTCCATCCGCAATTGGGCGACGTCGAGATCGGTGGTTGGGACCCGCACTACGCGTTCCGGAACCCTCCACCGGACTTCCTGGAGAACGAAGTCGGGCCTCTCGCCGACTGGGCGCTGTGGCACTCGTCCACGGGCCCGTGCCTCGCTTTGCGAGACGTCCGAACGGAGAAGCTCGACGGCGGCGCCGTGCGGATCCGGTTCGCGGTCCAGAACTCGGGTTGGCTTCCGACCAACGTGACGAAGATGGCCCTCGACAAGAAGCTGTGCCGCGGCGTCGTCGGGGAGATCGTCCGAAGGGGAGAAGACTGGGCGACAGAAGGGACGGAACCGTCGT
This genomic window from Armatimonadota bacterium contains:
- a CDS encoding DUF853 family protein; the encoded protein is MADGIYFGKAEQPVLLTPKFGNRHGLIAGATGTGKTVSLQTLAEGFSRLGVPVFMADVKGDLAGISQPGGGNPKLEARAEQIGYSLEYCAFPVMFWDLYGEQGHPIRATVSEMGPLLLSRLLELNETQEGVLNVAFKYADDNGLVLLDLKDLRAMLQHVADHSKELTTAYGNVSSATIGAIQRSLLVLEQQGAEQFFGEPALDLHDLMRVGSEGRGTINILAADRLMQSPRLYSTFLLWLLSELFEALPEVGDPDQPKLVFFFDEAHLLFTDAPKALLEKIEQVVRLIRSKGVGVYFITQNPIDVPDTVLAQLGNRVQHALRAFTPRDQKAVRASAETFRPNPAFSTEEIITQLAVGEALVSFLEEKGTPMVVQRTLVAPPSSRLGTVTPDERQRTVDKSPCQGKYEEAVDRESAYEVLAARAEAAAQEAEQAPAERQPARTRRDPNSAGEIIGSMAKSLARSAGTQLGRQLIRGVLGGLFKGR
- a CDS encoding GAF domain-containing protein, with amino-acid sequence MKRGTKVPAHSQERMLTLAETSRMLEAVHLATRKLASSADLNVVLRDVLELCVEAVGAEGGTIYIHEPALNRLKFAYVYPETVAERLERLDIPDDYGVAGEVFKSAKVRINTFSDDGQPGRLRIREKTGITVRTMITLPLAIAGLEPLGIVQLVNKRSGAFNETDEAVLESVSDVCTLAIMNSRLLAQQTRVASLEGMGRAAHDLANKAGVLITFIDDFRRNLNGLREALGCIPTNAEACFHLEMLESSFEEVFAPYSERVYRYARLINDLAAGKKLTPKLKRASLASVVEESAQFMESAARKSHVRILYELDRGAPEAEFDDLYVIRIVENLVGNAIKAVAEMVDDEWIAANAGNDEAYFGAVTVRHRFEEGAHVIEVEDEGPGIPPATIRSILAGTASSSWQRAAGTGFGTKVVMELAGALGAKVSVKSKLGEGTTFRVEFPR
- a CDS encoding Stp1/IreP family PP2C-type Ser/Thr phosphatase — its product is MEETTAEFDVVDLVPAAELRIRTAVSVGAKTDLGRVRENNEDKYEFYVPDDVARLATKGLVFVVCDGMGGHEAGQIASELALKTFIDVYLNHPASDTEVALRTAVGAANRFVLDVARAVPSRRGMGTTLSALVLLQDQGYIAQVGDSRVYRLREEALEQLTRDHTWVEDMVLLGSMSRTEAENHPNRHMLTRAIGTESDAEPDVFTFSLREGDVYMLCSDGLTNHVEDPEIAKILNGNGPSESAWKLVGAALVGGGSDNTTCIVVRLDGLTAVSEETRP
- a CDS encoding FHA domain-containing protein; amino-acid sequence: MGMTMHDPNRTRLGAPPDSDPNRTMMAAPPVADPNRTIMGAAPSLNTTVTIKPVQCPVCKSFNPPGLMFCNDCGLIFEMALDGDAFGAPAVQLPVLVETTGREYQLRPGINVVGRAGDISVEDTRVSRRHCQVTLEGGILMVEDLGSTNGTSLGGQKLAQGERKALANGEKVSLGGFELTLSMPGEGSKTVQAMSGRTAAISVAPTVSDAVAWLVLPDREVPLAPGTHSFGRRDTNEICIPDPYVSGSHGTVDVTDEGVFLTDTGSTNGTVLNEAKLAPNMRTKLGPDDVIKLGSLEIGIRFKT
- a CDS encoding RNA-binding protein — protein: MATKSLYVGNLPYSTDEKGLTELFAPYGASNARIVEGRGFGFVDVEEDQMEAAIEATNGKPLGGRPLTVNEARPREPRSGGGGGGGGRFGGGGGGGGYGGGGGYGGGGGYGGGRDGGRDRGGRDRGGRGGRW
- a CDS encoding DNA starvation/stationary phase protection protein produces the protein MGTKKVADALSDVLADSYVLFAKTQNYHWNVVGPDFPGLHALFQTQYEELFLAVDEVAERIRQLGFKTPGTLGGFLKATVLSEGEATNAPGMVADLAACHEKLAARAQTAIKVADEAGDEGSLDLMVARRKAHDKTAWMLRATLGEEAGTASGRSSATAAVTKASKSTVKVVTKARPKAEKKVKEKKSTVAKAVPDAKKAAPVKAAKPAAASGKKKVRQAMG
- a CDS encoding carboxypeptidase, yielding MPDVRYDRYYRYDDLTRILRAYVDEYPGLVALDSIGKSHEGRDIWLVTVTDGGDHREKPAFWCDGNIHASEVSASTTVLMILDKLVGKKQAPTAAALLKDRTFYLVPRFNPDGAEWALEDTPRIVRSSTRPYPYDEDDLYGLERRDMDGDGRILSMRVKDPNGPWKVAEDEPRLLKRREPGEVGGEYYRLLPEGVLHNYDGLSIRSRKVKEGLDMNRNFPSAWRLEGEQYGAGPYPTSEPEVRAIVQAISDRPNICGAMSFHTFSGVLLRPPSRMPDDDIPAEDLWTYQELGANGHKMTGYPAISNYHEFKYHPKEVITGVFDDWMYEHRGVHAWTVEIWSPQRQAGITDYKYIDWFRTHPFEDDVKLLKWSDEALGGHGYEDWRPYVHPQLGDVEIGGWDPHYAFRNPPPDFLENEVGPLADWALWHSSTGPCLALRDVRTEKLDGGAVRIRFAVQNSGWLPTNVTKMALDKKLCRGVVGEIVRRGEDWATEGTEPSWLVSGRLREDKGQLVGWSHVPIGGFGWHSDPTEDIAVFEWVVSGPGTYDLTARHERAGAVKATVEV